In Myxocyprinus asiaticus isolate MX2 ecotype Aquarium Trade chromosome 8, UBuf_Myxa_2, whole genome shotgun sequence, a single genomic region encodes these proteins:
- the LOC127445059 gene encoding uncharacterized protein LOC127445059 produces MHSSNHIIKFTDYMTVVGLISKNDESAYREEVQQLTDWCITNLSLNVDKTKEMVVDFRRARRDHSPLNIDGSSVEIVKSTKFLGVHLVENLTWSLNTSSITKKAQQRLYFLRRLRKAHLPPPILTTFYRGTIESILSSCITAWFGNCTVLDCKTLQRIVRTAEKIIGVSIPSIIDIYTTRCIRKATSIVDDPTHPSHKLFTLLPSGKSYRSIRALTARLCNSFFPKPSDSTLRDWTDNTHTHTHTHTQLNTIRLPLQFCTFLYYLPKFFFFFCCYCIHKILYLIYLLNVYIHSIFYYIVISFSTTCFI; encoded by the coding sequence atgcacagctcgaaTCACATCATCAAGTTCACCGATTACATGaccgtggtgggtctcatcagcaagaacgacgagtcagcatacagagaggaggtgcagcaGCTAACGGACTGGTGCATAACCAACCTGTCACtgaatgtggacaaaacaaaagagatggttgttgacttcaggagagcacGGAGAGACCACTCTCCGCTGAACATCgacggctcctctgtggagattgtcaagagcaccaaattccttggtgttcacctggtggagaacctcacctggtccctcaacaccagctccataaccaagaaagcccagcagcgtCTCTACTTTCTGCGAAGGCTGAGAAAAGCTCATCTTCCaccccccatcctcaccacattctacagagggactatcgagagcatcctgagcagctgcatcactgcctggtttggaaattgcaccgTTTTGGATTGCAAGACCCtgcagaggatagtgaggacagctgagaagatcatcggggtctccATTCCCTCCATCatagacatttacaccacacgctgcatccgcaaagctaccagcattgtggatgaccccacgcacccctcacacaaactcttcaccctcctgccgtcTGGCAAAAGTTACcgaagcattcgggccctcacggccagactgtgtaacagtttcttccccaagccatcagactcaacactcagagactggactgacaacacacacacacacacacacacacacactcaactgaacaccatccgactccctttgcaattttgcacatttctgtattatctacccaagttttttttttttttttgctgctactgtattcataaaatattgtaCTTAATTTACTTATTGaatgtttacattcacagcattttctattatattgtaatatcttTTAGCACTACCTGTTTcatctga